A genomic window from Clostridiales bacterium includes:
- the dnaN gene encoding DNA polymerase III subunit beta, translating to MKVECNGNDLSDAVARVIKAVPARSTNAVLEGIKLSASDGTLTLTATDLELSIEHMIRANVIETGEAVVPGKLFGDFVKKLTSQTIVLTASPSRLKIDYERSEGEFGCFPVEQYPEVNRIEDTQHFELKSCDLKDLVNKVAFSVCTDDSHPTLKGVLLEINDSEVVAVTTDGYRLAKCVKPIIATTASTSITVPVRAVMEISRLLTDIDDEVKLNLHKNFLMVQVDATTITTRLIDGTFVNYRQIIPQHFDTLVYIPKNLFEDAIDRAVLMARSEKNNNLVRFDISQTNMTVSSRSEAGTVEENLPVNTDGADLSISFNARYFTEFLHCMNCETVVLNLTNSTSVCVVAPVGGVEDYIYLVLPVRSV from the coding sequence ATGAAAGTAGAATGCAACGGTAATGATTTAAGCGACGCGGTCGCACGCGTAATAAAGGCTGTTCCCGCGCGCTCGACCAACGCCGTGCTCGAAGGCATTAAGCTTTCGGCGAGCGACGGCACGCTCACGCTGACCGCGACCGATCTCGAACTTTCGATCGAGCACATGATCCGCGCCAACGTTATTGAAACGGGCGAGGCGGTCGTGCCCGGCAAGCTGTTCGGCGATTTCGTCAAAAAGCTTACCTCGCAGACGATAGTGCTCACCGCTTCTCCGTCGCGGCTCAAAATCGACTACGAGCGTAGCGAGGGCGAGTTCGGGTGCTTCCCTGTCGAGCAATATCCCGAGGTCAACCGCATAGAGGACACGCAGCACTTCGAGCTTAAAAGCTGCGATCTTAAAGACCTCGTAAACAAGGTTGCGTTCTCGGTGTGCACCGACGATTCGCACCCCACGCTCAAAGGCGTGCTCTTGGAAATCAACGACAGCGAAGTCGTCGCCGTCACGACCGACGGCTATCGGCTCGCCAAATGCGTTAAGCCGATTATCGCGACGACTGCTTCTACGAGCATTACCGTGCCCGTTCGCGCGGTCATGGAGATCTCGCGGCTTTTGACCGATATTGACGACGAAGTCAAGCTCAATCTTCACAAGAACTTCCTCATGGTCCAGGTCGACGCGACGACGATCACCACGCGGCTCATCGACGGCACGTTCGTCAATTATCGTCAGATCATTCCTCAGCATTTCGACACGCTCGTGTACATTCCCAAAAACCTGTTCGAGGACGCTATCGACCGCGCGGTGCTTATGGCTCGATCGGAGAAGAACAACAACCTCGTTCGGTTCGATATTTCGCAAACGAACATGACGGTCAGCTCGCGCAGCGAGGCGGGTACCGTCGAGGAAAACCTTCCCGTCAATACCGACGGTGCCGACCTTTCGATCTCGTTCAATGCGCGGTACTTCACCGAGTTCCTGCATTGCATGAACTGCGAGACGGTCGTGCTCAACCTTACCAACTCGACCTCGGTGTGCGTTGTCGCGCCCGTCGGCGGAGTAGAGGACTATATCTATCTCGTGCTTCCGGTAAGAAGCGTGTAA
- a CDS encoding metal-dependent transcriptional regulator — MKIHESEEMYLETILVLKSERPAVRSIDIAEKLGYAKSSVSRGVSLLQDRGYIRVGDDGFIEFTAEGAKKANTIYERHNVLTKLLVSIGANQELAEDNACRIEHVIDDELFDIIKKKIDG; from the coding sequence ATGAAAATCCACGAATCGGAAGAAATGTACCTCGAAACGATCCTCGTTCTTAAAAGCGAACGCCCCGCCGTCCGCTCGATAGATATTGCCGAAAAACTCGGCTACGCCAAGTCGAGCGTGTCGCGCGGCGTGAGCCTTTTACAGGACCGCGGCTATATCCGCGTGGGTGACGACGGGTTTATCGAGTTCACCGCCGAGGGCGCGAAGAAAGCGAATACTATTTACGAAAGACACAACGTGCTGACCAAGCTTCTCGTTTCTATCGGCGCAAACCAAGAACTCGCCGAAGACAACGCCTGCCGCATAGAACACGTTATCGACGACGAGCTGTTCGATATTATTAAGAAGAAAATCGACGGCTGA
- a CDS encoding serine hydrolase, with product MKTKLNKKQKTLIGILTPIIALILAFLILCFVTMGIYSPAFLGRVLTHFDSSVNDYKIFPERVIQKSEQPYLYEKRINAAIGELTVDYGSKQKTLSEFVKSTDTCSFIIVKNDKIVYEQYANGYDENSINTSFSMAKSVVSLLIGKAIENGFIKSVSEPISNYITVFQTEEIGKTTIEDLLLMRSNIVYDEDKFLWFGDDTLTYWHDDLRALALSHTDLTNEYGGRFRYNNYHPLLLGIILERSTGVTVSQFFEREIWQKIGAEHDASWSLDGDKSGFEKMESGINFRAVDFIKIGSMILRDGFWNGSQVINKDWLDKSTLCDFPINKTDYENSFLAGKNIGYKYMWYSVPSEQSPDIIAWGKSDQILYISPANDLVILRTGKSDGGVQNWAETLQKIITDIN from the coding sequence ATGAAAACCAAGCTGAATAAAAAACAAAAAACCCTTATAGGAATTTTAACGCCGATCATCGCATTGATTTTGGCGTTTTTAATTTTGTGTTTCGTGACTATGGGAATATACTCGCCCGCATTCTTGGGCAGAGTTCTTACGCATTTCGATTCGAGCGTAAACGATTATAAAATATTCCCCGAGCGAGTTATACAAAAGAGCGAACAGCCGTATTTATATGAAAAACGCATAAATGCCGCTATCGGCGAATTAACAGTCGACTACGGAAGCAAACAAAAAACTCTTAGCGAGTTCGTTAAAAGCACCGACACTTGCTCGTTTATAATAGTTAAAAACGATAAAATCGTTTACGAGCAATACGCAAACGGCTACGACGAAAACTCGATAAACACATCGTTTTCTATGGCGAAATCGGTCGTTTCGCTCCTGATAGGCAAAGCGATAGAGAACGGTTTTATCAAAAGCGTGAGCGAACCTATATCTAATTATATTACCGTGTTCCAAACCGAAGAAATCGGTAAAACGACGATAGAAGATCTACTTCTAATGCGCTCGAATATCGTTTACGACGAAGATAAATTTTTGTGGTTCGGCGACGACACGCTCACCTATTGGCACGACGATTTAAGAGCGCTCGCTCTATCGCATACAGACTTAACAAATGAGTACGGCGGCAGATTCAGGTACAATAACTATCACCCGCTGCTACTCGGCATTATTTTGGAACGCAGTACGGGCGTGACAGTTTCGCAATTTTTCGAGCGCGAAATTTGGCAAAAAATCGGCGCGGAGCACGACGCGTCGTGGAGCCTAGACGGCGATAAATCGGGTTTTGAAAAGATGGAGAGCGGAATAAACTTCCGTGCGGTCGATTTCATAAAAATAGGCAGTATGATATTGCGCGACGGGTTTTGGAACGGGTCGCAGGTTATAAACAAAGATTGGCTAGACAAATCGACTTTGTGCGATTTTCCTATAAACAAAACGGACTACGAAAATTCGTTTTTGGCAGGTAAGAATATAGGCTACAAATATATGTGGTACTCCGTTCCGTCCGAACAGTCACCCGATATAATCGCTTGGGGCAAGTCCGATCAAATACTGTATATATCGCCCGCCAACGACTTGGTAATATTGCGCACGGGCAAATCGGACGGCGGCGTACAAAATTGGGCGGAAACGTTACAAAAAATAATAACCGATATTAATTAA
- a CDS encoding helix-turn-helix transcriptional regulator, translated as MNIQIEKRVGNNIRRLREKAGFTQDYLAAQLQLLGCDITRSAVAKIKVGQRHIYADEIILIKQILNVDYSDIFAQN; from the coding sequence ATGAATATTCAAATAGAAAAGCGCGTCGGCAATAATATTCGACGGTTGCGTGAAAAGGCGGGCTTTACGCAAGACTATCTCGCGGCACAGCTTCAATTGCTCGGATGTGATATAACGCGAAGCGCAGTCGCCAAAATCAAAGTCGGGCAACGCCATATTTACGCCGACGAAATAATTCTAATCAAGCAAATACTCAACGTAGACTATTCCGATATTTTCGCGCAAAATTAA